Genomic DNA from Pseudomonas fluorescens:
CAAGTTTGCCACAGCAGTGTGTCAGATTGATTGCGTCTGGCCTTTTTGGGGCTGCTGCGCAGCCCAGCGGGAGCAAGCTCCCTCGCCACAGAGGGTGCGCTTGCTCGGGCTATTGCTGGTAAGCCTCCAGCGCTTCCTCGGCCAGGATGCGAATGTTGCGCCGTTCCATGGCGATCAGGCCACCGTCCACCAAGCGATGCAGAATGCGCGAGAAGGTCTCTGGCTGAATCCCCAGCTTGGAGGCCACCAGGCGTTTGGACACCTGCAGCACCAACTGACCGTTGCGTGGATCGCGCTCCTGCAGCAGGAAATTGATCACCCGCCGACTGGCGCTGGCCAGGGTCAGGTTGTCGATGTCCTTGAGGCGTTGGTGCAGGTGGATGCTCATGCTCGCCAGGATCGCCAGGCAGACTTTGGGCTGGTCCTCCAGGGCCTTGCGGTAGTGGGTGCCCTCGATGCTCACCAGTACGCTGTCCTTGATTGCCGACGCACTGACCGGGTAGCACCGGGCCTCGCTGAATAGCAGGGCCTCGGCGAAGGTCTGTCCGGGCTGGATGATCTCCACCAGGTTCTCCTGGCCTTCGCCGGTGACCCGGAACAGCTTGATCTGGCCACTGACCAGCAGGAAAAACCGCTTGGCCGGGTCGCCCTGGTGCATGAGCGTGCTGTTGCTGTCCAGGCGCCTGAGGACGGCCAGGCTGCAGACATCTTCAAAGACCCGCTCCGGCAGTTGGCTGAACAGGTGATGACGACGCAACAGTAAAACGATGGAAGGGTGGGTCAGCATGGCGTACCTCCGCGTGCCGTCATGGTAGAGCCCAAATCGTCGCCGGCCTATGCCTCGGCAGGCCTACCTCGGAAGAGGGAGGGAGGCCTGATGACTATCCCTGTGGCAAGGGAGCTTGCTCCCGCTGGGCTGCGTAGCAGCCCCAAAAAACAGGGGCGCTGCGCGCCCCAGCGGGAGCAAGCTCCCTCGCCACAGGTTATGTGTTGCTCATGGGATCTATTCGCCAGGCCTAACCCGCCCCGCGCAGATGTTCCATCGCCCATACGGCCGCTTCGACCCGTGAACGCAAACCGAGCTTGTGCAGCAGGTTCTTCACATGCACCTTGACCGTGCCTTCGGTAATGCCCAGCTTGTGCCCGATGACCTTGTTGCTGTAGCCGCCAGCGATGGTCTTGAGCACCTGGCGTTCGCGCTCGGTCAGTTCCACATCGGCCTGGCGCGGTGGCGAGCGCAGCGCCTGGGCCATGACGCGGGTCAGGCCGGGGCTGATCACCAGGGCGCCGTTGAGGGCATCGCGGATGTACTGGATCAGCAACTCCGGCTCCATGTCCTTGAGCAGGTAGCCGTTGGCGTCCAGGCGCAGGGCATCGCGAATGTCGTCCTCGGCATCGGACACGGTGAACAGCAGCACCTTGCCGGTGTAGTGCATGGCACGCAGCCGGCGCAGGGTCTCGATGCCGTTCATCTGCGGCATGTTGTTGTCCAACAACACCAGGTCGGGCTTGAGCGGTTCGATCAGGGTCAGGGCTTCTTCGCCGTGGCTGGCTTCGCCAACGATCTGCAAATCGTCTTCGAGCTCAAGCATCTGACGGATGCCGCGACGCATCATCGGATGATCGTCGACCAGTAGCAGGGTGTGGTGCAGGGGGGCGTTCATGTTGCGAGGCCTTCGGTGTGTTGGCCCAGGAATTCCGGTTGGAAATGCACCTGGATGCGGGTGCCCTGGGGGGTACGGGAGTGAATCTGGAGCTGGCCGCGCAGGCTGCGGGCCCGTTCGTTCATGATGTTCAGGCCATGGTGTTCGCGCTGGTCCACCTCGCCGCTGAAGCCCCGGCCATCGTCTTCGATCGACAGCCGCACGGTCTCGCCTTCCTGGCGCAGTTCGAGCCAGGCGTTTTCGGCATGGGCATGGCGCAGGCAGTTGGACAGGGCCTCACGGGTGATCTGCAGGATGTGGATCTGCTCGCTGGCCGACAGCTCGAAGGCCAGGGTGTCGACGAACAGATGCACTTTGAAGTCCCCGCGGTTGGAGAACTCCTCGGCAGTGTCCTTGAGTTCTTCGACCAGGCCGTCATCGTGGATCTGCAAGCGGAAGGTGGTCAGCAACTCGCGCAACTGGCGATAAGCATTGTTGAGCCCTTCGCGCAGTTCACCGGTGACGGTCTCCAGGGTCTGCACCGGTTCGCCCCGACGCATCAGGGTCTGCATGCGGCTGACTTGCAGCTTCATGTACGACAAGGCCTGGGCCAGGGAGTCGTGGAGTTCGCGGGCAATGATCGTGCGTTCATCGAGCAGCAGCAGACGATGGTCCTGTTCGCGCTGGCGCTTGAGCGATAGCGACGTACCAATCAGGTTGGCCAGGGCCTGGATCAATGCGGTTTCCCAGGGCTGCGCGGCGTGGCCGTCGACAAAATGGGCCTTGAGCTCACCCAGTTCGTTGCCTTGGTTGCTGATGCTGAAGGCTTGCGGGCGTGCCGCGTTGTGTTTATGACAACTGGCGCAATCGCTGCTGGCGCAGACCTGGCGGCTGTCGGCGCCATGCAACGCCAGCAAGTGCCTGGCCGGTGCCTGCAATTGCCCTTGCAGGCACAGCGTCAGGCGCAGGCCCGGCAGGCGTTGTTGGAAGCGTCGGATCAGTTCATCCAGCCCTTCGGCATTGGCCTGTCGCGTCGCCAGGCTGCGACTGCTTTGGTACAGCAGTTCCAGGGCTGCGTTGGCCTGTTGCAGGTTCAGGGTCTTTTGCTGGACCTGGTTTTCCAGGGTGCGGTGCGATTGCTCGATGGTCTCGGCCATGGTGTTGAAACTGGTCGCCAACTGGCCCAGTTCATCTTCGGACTGGTGATTGACCCGCACCTGGAATTCGCCACGACGAAAGCGCTGGGTGGCGTCCACCAGTTCCTGCAAGGGCGTGACCACGCCGTACTGCAATTCATACAGGCCGATCAGCAGGATGATCATGGTGCTGAACAGCGCCGCGCCCTGGATCACCTGCTGCCAGCCTTGCTTGTGCTCGCTCTGACGTTGCAGCAGGGTGACGAACTGGTCCAGTTGATCGACGAAGGTGTTGGCGCTGGCCTGGAAAAAT
This window encodes:
- a CDS encoding Crp/Fnr family transcriptional regulator, with protein sequence MLTHPSIVLLLRRHHLFSQLPERVFEDVCSLAVLRRLDSNSTLMHQGDPAKRFFLLVSGQIKLFRVTGEGQENLVEIIQPGQTFAEALLFSEARCYPVSASAIKDSVLVSIEGTHYRKALEDQPKVCLAILASMSIHLHQRLKDIDNLTLASASRRVINFLLQERDPRNGQLVLQVSKRLVASKLGIQPETFSRILHRLVDGGLIAMERRNIRILAEEALEAYQQ
- the narL gene encoding two-component system response regulator NarL: MNAPLHHTLLLVDDHPMMRRGIRQMLELEDDLQIVGEASHGEEALTLIEPLKPDLVLLDNNMPQMNGIETLRRLRAMHYTGKVLLFTVSDAEDDIRDALRLDANGYLLKDMEPELLIQYIRDALNGALVISPGLTRVMAQALRSPPRQADVELTERERQVLKTIAGGYSNKVIGHKLGITEGTVKVHVKNLLHKLGLRSRVEAAVWAMEHLRGAG
- a CDS encoding HAMP domain-containing protein, yielding MMRWLRSSLPARAGLAVILIAILALASSLSAGLIAWFSQGDAAAINTAGSVRMETYHLSWKLAAGANDDIPAIIASLQQRLDSPALRAVLEDGPETSLHKSYRDLVQRWNQTLRPAIERGDSAFFQASANTFVDQLDQFVTLLQRQSEHKQGWQQVIQGAALFSTMIILLIGLYELQYGVVTPLQELVDATQRFRRGEFQVRVNHQSEDELGQLATSFNTMAETIEQSHRTLENQVQQKTLNLQQANAALELLYQSSRSLATRQANAEGLDELIRRFQQRLPGLRLTLCLQGQLQAPARHLLALHGADSRQVCASSDCASCHKHNAARPQAFSISNQGNELGELKAHFVDGHAAQPWETALIQALANLIGTSLSLKRQREQDHRLLLLDERTIIARELHDSLAQALSYMKLQVSRMQTLMRRGEPVQTLETVTGELREGLNNAYRQLRELLTTFRLQIHDDGLVEELKDTAEEFSNRGDFKVHLFVDTLAFELSASEQIHILQITREALSNCLRHAHAENAWLELRQEGETVRLSIEDDGRGFSGEVDQREHHGLNIMNERARSLRGQLQIHSRTPQGTRIQVHFQPEFLGQHTEGLAT